In the Desulfobacterales bacterium genome, CAACGTCCCCTTTTGTTTAACTTCCCATTTGCTTTTTTTCAGTTGTATCAAAGCGATATTGTTCATATGGGCTGCTTAGAAACTTTCGCATGCTCCAAATATTCTGGTTCATGTCCTTCTAACCAGTCCGGTCATAACGCCGAGGATCTTGAAATATCGCGGGTCTTGTTTTTTGAAAATTATTGAAGGGTAATTCGGATGGGCCGGCTCCAGTCGAATTTGGTTTTTGGATTTAAAATAATATTTTAAGGTGACCTCATCTTCGATCAGCGCAGCGACGATGTCCCCGTCTTGAGCCTGATTCTGTATTCTTATGATCACATAATCACCGTGCAAAATATGTGCACCCGCCATCGAATCCCCTTTAATGCAAACGGCAAAGCAGCCATCCGCATTAAAAAGATGTCGATCGATTTCCAAAGATTGGTCGGTATTTTCAACGGCCAGAATAGGCGTTCCGGCGGCAACCCTTCCGACCACAGGGATTCGTTTCCCACGTGAGGTCAATCCTCCCTGCAGGGTGATCCCCCGACCTTTGCCCGAATGAATCTGCAGGTAGCCCTTGTTTTCCAAAGCGCGCAGTTGAACATGGACGGTGTTAAGCGATTTAAGTCCGAAATGACTGCAAATTTCCCTGATGGTCGGCGGAAACCCATGGGCCGTATTAAAATCGCTAAGGAATTTTAGCAGCTGATTTTGTTTTTCCGACAAACTATTTACGAATGGCATCCATCCCCACAAAAGAACATTTGTATCTTCGTTCAAATATCCCATCATCATAGAATCTGTCAAGTTTAAAGATATTAAGTAAATCCTTATGATAAACGGTTGCGGTTACGTCTTGACAGAATAGAACATATGTTCTATATCCGCAAAATCCGTACTACTGTCTGTCCCATGAAGGTTTGATCCGCTTGGCTTAAAAGGAGGCCCCATGTCCTGCGCAGGTTCGGTTTACAGGCCCCGCAAACCCCAAAATTCGCCATATTACCAGTGCGTTGAAGACCATCTTGAAGCGTTTGAACAGGTTTACGAAGACCGCTTCGAACGTAAATATGGATTTTTTCGGCCTTATGTCAAGCAGGTGATTTACCGTTATCTTGACTGCGGCCTCCTGTATAATGGCTTTGCGCGTGTGAGATGCGAAGACTGCGGGCATGAATATTTACTTGCTTTCTCATGTAAGCGCCGCCATTTTTGCCCTTCGTGTCACCAAAAGCGAGTGGTGGAATTCGGTGAGTGGTTGTGCCAGGAGGTCGTCAAGACAGTTCCCCACCGGCATGTAGTATTAGGCATTCCTAAGATTTTACGGCGATATTTTCTATATGACCGAAAGCTGCTTTCCGATTTAAGTCGCTGCGGTTGGGAAGCGCTAAAGCTTTATTTGAAAAAAGCCGCCAGGGATAAGCAAGCAGTACCCGGCGCTGTTATCGCCATTCAGAGTTTCGGTGATTTTTTGGGGTTTAATCCGCATCTGCATATTCTCATTTCAGACGGTTGTTTCCATGAGAACGGCATGTTTTCCGTTTCGCCGGCCATCGATACCGACACTTTGGAGAAAATTTTCCGGCATATGGTCTTGAAGATGCTTTTGGCTAAAGGCAAAATCAGCCCGGATGTGATCGCGCTGCTGGATAAATGGCGCCATACGGGCTTCAATACCTATTACGGGCCGAGGATTTTGCCTTGGCAGGAAAGCTCAATGGAAAATCTGGCCCGGTACATCATCCGCGCTTCGTTCTCTCAAAAGCGGATGAGCTATCATCGGGAATCCGGCCAGGTGGAATACCGGTCAAAGGATGGTTCCGAGATAAAGGTTTTCGATGCGCTGGAATGGATGGCGGCCATGTGCAGCCACGTACCGGGCAAAGGCGAACAGATGGTCCGGTACTATGGGTATTATAGCAACCTTTCGCGTGGAAAACGAAAAAAGGCCGGCGCTGAAGATAAGATTCCCTGCATCCTGGAACCGGAGACGACCGATAAGGCATT is a window encoding:
- the lexA gene encoding transcriptional repressor LexA; the protein is MPFVNSLSEKQNQLLKFLSDFNTAHGFPPTIREICSHFGLKSLNTVHVQLRALENKGYLQIHSGKGRGITLQGGLTSRGKRIPVVGRVAAGTPILAVENTDQSLEIDRHLFNADGCFAVCIKGDSMAGAHILHGDYVIIRIQNQAQDGDIVAALIEDEVTLKYYFKSKNQIRLEPAHPNYPSIIFKKQDPRYFKILGVMTGLVRRT
- a CDS encoding transposase codes for the protein MSCAGSVYRPRKPQNSPYYQCVEDHLEAFEQVYEDRFERKYGFFRPYVKQVIYRYLDCGLLYNGFARVRCEDCGHEYLLAFSCKRRHFCPSCHQKRVVEFGEWLCQEVVKTVPHRHVVLGIPKILRRYFLYDRKLLSDLSRCGWEALKLYLKKAARDKQAVPGAVIAIQSFGDFLGFNPHLHILISDGCFHENGMFSVSPAIDTDTLEKIFRHMVLKMLLAKGKISPDVIALLDKWRHTGFNTYYGPRILPWQESSMENLARYIIRASFSQKRMSYHRESGQVEYRSKDGSEIKVFDALEWMAAMCSHVPGKGEQMVRYYGYYSNLSRGKRKKAGAEDKIPCILEPETTDKA